The following coding sequences lie in one Mycobacterium sp. DL440 genomic window:
- a CDS encoding FadR/GntR family transcriptional regulator has protein sequence MAKPMAGKSKSVGGPAPGKPKQIADELRGLIISGGLDEGDLLGTEADLLERFDVSRPSLRESLRILEAEGLISVVRGALGGVVVHRPDQRMTARAAALVLQTRSVSLTDVFEAAAVIEPALARMVAMSRGRERAAQRLRELVYEMKRTVQDPVACTTAMVGFHSDMVELAGNQTLIVICEMINEVITRAAVADVLTRSQQEPIASRRRTIREFEQLVDLITAGDGDAAQAHCAAHMARLRRTLLGERGSSTIEVNHHL, from the coding sequence GTGGCCAAGCCGATGGCAGGTAAGAGTAAATCGGTCGGCGGTCCAGCGCCCGGCAAGCCCAAACAGATCGCCGACGAGTTGCGCGGCTTGATCATCTCCGGCGGGCTCGACGAGGGCGACCTGCTCGGCACCGAGGCAGATCTGTTGGAACGCTTCGACGTGTCTCGGCCGTCGCTTCGTGAGTCGTTGCGGATCCTGGAGGCCGAAGGCCTGATCTCGGTGGTGCGGGGCGCGCTCGGCGGGGTAGTCGTACACCGCCCTGATCAACGGATGACCGCCCGAGCGGCCGCGCTGGTGCTGCAGACTCGCAGCGTGTCGCTGACCGATGTGTTCGAGGCCGCCGCCGTTATCGAACCCGCACTGGCGCGAATGGTGGCCATGTCACGTGGCCGTGAGCGTGCCGCTCAGCGATTGCGCGAGCTTGTGTACGAAATGAAGCGCACCGTGCAGGACCCCGTGGCATGTACCACCGCCATGGTCGGATTCCACAGTGACATGGTGGAGTTGGCCGGCAATCAAACGCTCATCGTGATCTGCGAGATGATCAACGAGGTGATCACCCGCGCAGCGGTGGCAGATGTGCTTACGCGAAGTCAACAGGAGCCGATCGCGTCGCGGCGCCGCACGATTCGCGAGTTCGAACAGCTTGTCGACTTGATCACTGCGGGCGACGGCGATGCCGCGCAGGCGCACTGTGCTGCGCACATGGCCCGCCTGCGGCGGACCCTGCTAGGGGAACGTGGCAGTTCGACGATCGAGGTGAACCACCATCTCTGA
- a CDS encoding ABC transporter substrate-binding protein has translation MADVTPARIGLLIDYLDEDGKYDENILPALQLVADEFLEHGISERPVEFVVRAVQGLPNGTFRAVRDAFYELVEADALVIFGPWVSENGVALRRYVEHLAEVPIITMAASESMLGEWVFGLPAGSMEEEPIIMAAVAALDGCRSVGLAFEDSLIGREYLRTTREACRHAGLTITGDVAIPQVEFDKRAAMSALAEGKPDAIMHVGFGLGLIGMNAALEGIGWMPPRYTTTAFEFAATGPWWREQLAGWVGLDQYDERNMTGQAFLDRFERAYGRRPAYFFPLYCYDVGRLMMTALAGARPLTGPAVKAALERIKMLPAATGAPGTRLRFGKFIRHGWVGSEFLVARRVLDDGSASVLHATIEGPVTVRP, from the coding sequence ATGGCCGACGTGACCCCGGCGCGCATCGGATTGCTCATCGACTATCTGGATGAGGACGGCAAGTACGACGAGAACATCCTTCCAGCACTGCAACTCGTCGCTGACGAATTCCTGGAGCACGGAATATCCGAGCGGCCGGTCGAATTCGTCGTACGTGCGGTTCAGGGGTTGCCGAACGGGACTTTTCGTGCGGTGCGCGACGCTTTCTATGAGCTGGTGGAAGCGGATGCTTTGGTGATCTTCGGGCCGTGGGTGTCGGAGAACGGTGTCGCGCTGCGCAGGTATGTCGAACACCTTGCGGAGGTACCGATCATCACGATGGCGGCGTCGGAAAGCATGTTGGGGGAGTGGGTTTTCGGGCTTCCGGCAGGATCCATGGAGGAAGAGCCGATCATCATGGCCGCCGTCGCGGCACTCGATGGGTGCCGCTCCGTGGGACTTGCCTTCGAGGACAGTCTCATTGGCCGCGAATACCTGAGAACGACTCGAGAGGCATGTCGGCACGCGGGGTTGACGATCACGGGCGATGTGGCGATTCCGCAGGTTGAATTCGACAAGCGAGCCGCGATGTCCGCGCTGGCGGAAGGCAAGCCCGACGCAATCATGCATGTCGGTTTCGGCCTGGGACTCATCGGCATGAACGCTGCGCTGGAGGGCATCGGTTGGATGCCGCCGCGTTACACGACGACCGCGTTCGAATTCGCCGCCACTGGGCCGTGGTGGCGTGAGCAACTCGCCGGTTGGGTCGGGCTTGATCAGTACGACGAACGAAATATGACCGGGCAAGCGTTCCTGGATCGTTTCGAGCGAGCCTACGGGCGGCGTCCCGCGTATTTCTTTCCCCTGTACTGCTACGACGTTGGCCGGCTCATGATGACCGCGCTTGCCGGTGCTCGGCCGTTGACGGGCCCGGCTGTCAAAGCGGCGTTGGAGCGCATCAAGATGCTGCCTGCGGCGACTGGTGCCCCCGGGACACGACTGAGGTTCGGAAAGTTCATCCGGCACGGCTGGGTCGGCAGTGAATTTCTGGTCGCGCGAAGAGTGCTCGATGATGGCAGCGCTTCAGTACTGCACGCAACGATCGAGGGCCCCGTAACCGTCCGGCCATAG
- a CDS encoding MCE family protein, protein MLTVLIIGLAITLVALLFRGDLSSAAPVTVISSRAGLVMNPDAKVKLRGVQVGAVKSLETLPDGRAILHLAMDPAQLRNIPANVGVDIASTTVFGAKYVQLIDPADPSSQTMSAGQVLDAARVTVEVNTVFEQLTAVLSTIDPAKLNQTLGAIASAIDGRGQTIGQMLVDLDTYLATLEPGLPALSHDLATAPTVFNAYADAAPDLLTAAGNASRISQSIVDEQHNLDAFLVSVIGLAGIGNDVLTANRAPLTDAVRLLVPTTDLTGQYNQALYCLMGGLIQAAYIKQPQVPGAMVNAGFVLGKERYRYPIDLPKVAATGGPQCVAGLPNVRYLSRPPFVVADVGTNPARYGNEGILLNTDALKQRLFGPIDGPPRNSAQIGQPG, encoded by the coding sequence ATGCTGACGGTGCTGATCATCGGGCTGGCGATCACCTTGGTAGCGCTACTGTTTCGTGGTGATCTGAGCTCGGCGGCCCCGGTGACGGTGATCTCGTCACGTGCTGGACTGGTGATGAACCCCGACGCCAAGGTCAAACTGCGGGGCGTCCAAGTCGGAGCGGTCAAGTCGCTGGAGACGTTGCCCGACGGGCGCGCGATATTGCATCTGGCGATGGATCCCGCACAGCTGCGCAACATTCCGGCCAACGTCGGGGTCGACATCGCATCGACCACGGTGTTCGGCGCGAAGTACGTTCAGCTCATCGACCCTGCAGATCCGTCATCGCAGACGATGTCTGCTGGTCAAGTGCTCGACGCCGCACGGGTGACCGTTGAAGTCAACACCGTTTTCGAACAACTCACCGCGGTGCTGTCGACGATCGATCCGGCCAAGCTCAACCAGACACTGGGCGCGATCGCCTCCGCCATCGATGGGCGCGGGCAGACGATCGGCCAGATGCTGGTGGACCTGGACACTTACCTCGCTACGCTGGAACCCGGACTGCCGGCGCTGAGCCACGACTTGGCCACTGCGCCAACAGTCTTCAATGCGTATGCCGATGCGGCACCCGACCTGCTCACCGCTGCCGGCAACGCAAGCAGAATCAGTCAGAGCATTGTTGACGAGCAACACAACCTCGATGCCTTTCTGGTCAGCGTGATCGGGCTGGCCGGTATCGGCAATGACGTGTTGACGGCCAACCGCGCCCCGCTGACCGACGCTGTGCGTCTGCTAGTACCGACTACCGATTTGACCGGCCAGTACAACCAAGCCTTGTACTGCCTGATGGGAGGGTTGATCCAAGCCGCCTACATCAAGCAACCGCAGGTGCCCGGAGCCATGGTCAACGCAGGGTTCGTCCTGGGCAAGGAACGCTACCGGTACCCGATTGATCTGCCGAAGGTCGCCGCGACCGGTGGTCCACAATGCGTCGCTGGGTTACCGAACGTGCGCTATCTGTCCCGGCCGCCGTTCGTCGTCGCCGACGTCGGCACCAATCCGGCTCGATACGGCAACGAAGGCATCCTGCTGAACACTGATGCGCTCAAGCAACGGCTGTTTGGACCGATAGACGGGCCACCCCGCAACTCCGCCCAAATCGGGCAACCCGGATGA
- a CDS encoding MCE family protein codes for MKRSTTVTALKFGVFGVVMAVLTTCLFFVFGQYRTGSSQEYSAVFADASRLKTGDSVRVAGIRVGTVDSVTLRSDTTVLVTFDADRTAVLTTGTRAVVRYLNLTGDRYLELAAAPGPTTILSVGAQIPVERTAPALDLDLLLGGLRPVTQGLNPDDINALTQSLLQVLQGQGGALHSLLSETSSFTTDLANNDQLVAQLIDNLNAAVGTLAKDGEKFAGTIGRLQQLASELAADRDPVGKAITALDKGTASLADLLTHARPPLAGTVDELNRLASNLDTQKDHLDAGLQRMPHNYRKLARLGAYGSFFNYYLCGVAVRVTDLEGRTAVFPWMKQETGRCSDN; via the coding sequence ATGAAGCGCTCGACGACGGTCACGGCGCTCAAGTTCGGTGTCTTCGGCGTTGTGATGGCGGTGCTGACCACCTGCCTGTTCTTTGTTTTCGGCCAGTACCGGACCGGATCGTCGCAGGAATACTCGGCCGTCTTCGCCGACGCTTCCCGATTGAAGACGGGGGACTCGGTGCGGGTGGCCGGCATCCGGGTCGGCACGGTCGACAGCGTCACACTCCGGTCGGACACCACGGTGCTGGTCACCTTCGATGCCGATCGCACTGCGGTGCTCACCACCGGGACGAGGGCGGTGGTGCGCTATCTCAACCTGACAGGAGATCGCTACCTCGAACTCGCCGCTGCACCGGGGCCGACCACGATCTTGTCCGTTGGCGCTCAGATTCCTGTCGAACGTACCGCGCCGGCACTCGATCTCGATCTACTCCTGGGCGGCCTGCGTCCGGTGACCCAGGGTTTGAATCCCGACGACATCAATGCGCTCACCCAGTCGTTGCTGCAGGTCCTGCAAGGGCAGGGCGGCGCGCTGCACTCGCTGCTGTCGGAAACATCGTCGTTCACCACTGACCTGGCCAACAACGATCAACTCGTTGCGCAACTCATCGACAACCTCAACGCGGCCGTGGGCACGCTGGCCAAGGACGGCGAAAAGTTCGCCGGCACGATCGGTCGCCTACAACAGCTCGCCAGTGAGCTTGCCGCAGATCGTGATCCGGTCGGGAAGGCGATCACTGCCCTCGACAAGGGCACCGCGTCGCTGGCCGATCTGCTCACCCACGCACGTCCGCCGCTGGCCGGCACCGTCGATGAACTCAACCGCCTCGCCTCAAACCTGGACACGCAGAAAGATCATCTCGACGCCGGACTGCAGCGGATGCCGCACAACTATCGCAAGCTTGCGCGGCTGGGCGCCTACGGCAGCTTCTTCAACTACTACCTGTGTGGCGTGGCAGTCCGAGTCACCGATCTGGAAGGACGTACGGCGGTCTTCCCCTGGATGAAGCAAGAAACGGGAAGGTGCTCGGACAACTGA
- a CDS encoding MCE family protein, translated as MLKYRGPQLVRRGIIGLVITILVIAVGLRTPQLVSYATEIRYQALFDQAGGLTTGNDITMSGTKVGTVSDVELHDGQALVTFSLSSGIPLGSQTTAHIRTGSLLGQRVLTLSTRGPGRMRPLELIPAARTSSPYSLTEAVGDLTTDIAGTDTGTLNQSLDALSATIDAVSPDLGSTFDGLTRLSRALNARNQTLGELFKHVGDVSAVLSERSQQVNTLILDGNALLDVLVEVRQAIVELLANTSVVANQLTGLVHDNEAELAPTLDKLNAVTAVLEKNRDNIAKALPGLAQYELSTGELVSSGPYYQAQIANLSMPQLLQPFLDYAFGFRRGENAGQPPDNAGPRAEFPFPRNGIPQPQERWGPP; from the coding sequence ATGCTGAAATACCGTGGACCCCAGTTGGTTCGACGCGGCATCATCGGCCTCGTTATCACCATTCTGGTCATCGCCGTCGGGTTGCGGACCCCGCAGTTGGTGTCCTACGCCACCGAGATCCGATATCAGGCCCTGTTTGATCAAGCGGGCGGATTAACCACCGGCAACGACATCACGATGTCGGGAACGAAGGTCGGCACGGTATCGGATGTCGAGCTTCACGATGGGCAGGCCCTGGTCACCTTCTCCCTCAGCAGTGGAATTCCGCTGGGATCGCAAACCACCGCCCACATCCGCACCGGTTCGCTGCTGGGACAGCGGGTGCTGACCCTGAGCACCCGCGGACCCGGCAGGATGCGACCCCTGGAGCTCATCCCAGCGGCCCGCACCTCCTCGCCGTACTCACTCACAGAAGCCGTAGGTGACCTCACCACCGACATCGCCGGCACAGACACCGGCACGCTCAACCAGTCCCTCGACGCCCTCTCGGCCACCATCGACGCAGTCTCTCCGGATCTAGGATCGACCTTCGACGGGCTCACCCGATTGTCGCGGGCACTGAATGCACGTAACCAAACTCTGGGTGAGCTGTTCAAACACGTCGGCGATGTCAGTGCGGTTCTCTCCGAGCGCAGCCAACAGGTCAACACCCTCATCCTCGACGGCAACGCATTGCTCGACGTCCTCGTTGAAGTGCGCCAGGCCATCGTTGAACTGCTCGCCAACACCTCGGTAGTGGCCAACCAGCTCACCGGCCTGGTGCACGACAACGAGGCCGAACTGGCGCCCACGCTCGACAAGCTCAACGCCGTCACCGCTGTCCTGGAGAAGAACCGCGACAACATTGCCAAGGCGCTGCCCGGATTGGCGCAGTACGAACTCAGCACCGGTGAGCTGGTATCCAGCGGCCCGTACTACCAAGCCCAGATCGCCAACCTGAGCATGCCGCAACTGTTACAGCCGTTCTTGGACTATGCCTTCGGATTCCGCCGAGGAGAAAATGCGGGGCAGCCGCCCGATAATGCGGGTCCCCGAGCGGAGTTCCCGTTCCCGCGCAACGGTATTCCGCAACCTCAAGAACGGTGGGGTCCGCCATGA
- a CDS encoding MCE family protein, whose amino-acid sequence MIARRRTSLAGVLIALTLAAGAVLVHASFFGGKTLTAYFTSATAIYPGDDVRVAGIKVGTITAIAPEGSWVRMSLDIDRGVPIPADAKAVIVAANLLAARYVELTPAYRSSDPHANGPTMVDHAVIPIDRTAVPVEWDEVKSQLMRLATELGPDSHVSTPAIARFIDSTANALNGNGDKLRETLGQLSGVGRILADGSGNIADTVKNLQTLVTVLRDTNPQIVEFQGRFATLTSVLDDNRTDLDAALDNLSSALGEVQRFIAGTRDKTSEQLQRLANVTTNLVEHRNDLEQLLHVTPTALANGYADYNPDTGTILGSISFTNFANPVQFICAAIGAVKNTTASETAKLCAQYLGPALDQLNFNNLPVPINPALAPSPRNVVYTDPALAPGGVGGAPVAAEQPPSVSAHTPPTVPRVENLLLPTPAMQPPPPTEELGPAPPTEGTPPS is encoded by the coding sequence ATGATCGCTCGCCGACGCACCTCGCTGGCAGGTGTACTCATCGCGTTGACCCTCGCTGCGGGCGCAGTGTTGGTGCACGCCTCGTTCTTTGGCGGGAAAACGTTGACTGCCTACTTCACCTCTGCGACGGCCATTTATCCGGGCGACGACGTCCGGGTGGCTGGAATCAAGGTCGGCACCATCACTGCCATCGCACCCGAGGGTAGCTGGGTGAGGATGTCGTTGGACATCGACCGTGGCGTGCCCATCCCAGCGGACGCCAAAGCCGTCATCGTCGCCGCCAATCTGCTCGCTGCCCGCTACGTCGAACTCACCCCGGCCTACCGGTCGAGCGACCCCCACGCCAACGGCCCCACCATGGTCGACCACGCAGTGATCCCGATCGATCGCACCGCCGTCCCGGTCGAATGGGACGAAGTGAAATCCCAACTGATGCGTCTGGCAACCGAATTAGGCCCGGACAGCCACGTTTCGACTCCGGCGATCGCCCGGTTCATCGACAGCACTGCCAACGCACTCAACGGCAACGGTGACAAACTCCGCGAAACGCTGGGCCAACTCTCCGGCGTTGGGCGGATCCTGGCCGACGGCAGCGGAAACATCGCCGACACCGTCAAGAACCTACAGACGCTCGTCACTGTACTGCGCGACACCAACCCCCAAATCGTGGAATTCCAAGGCCGATTCGCAACGCTGACCAGCGTCCTCGACGACAACCGCACCGACCTCGACGCCGCCCTGGACAATTTGTCATCGGCGCTCGGCGAAGTCCAACGATTCATCGCCGGCACCCGCGACAAAACCAGCGAACAACTCCAACGCCTGGCCAATGTCACCACCAACCTCGTCGAGCATCGCAACGATCTCGAGCAGCTCCTTCACGTGACACCGACTGCGCTCGCCAACGGCTACGCCGACTACAACCCCGACACCGGCACCATTCTCGGCTCGATTTCGTTCACGAACTTCGCCAACCCGGTGCAGTTCATCTGTGCCGCCATCGGCGCAGTCAAGAACACCACCGCGTCAGAAACCGCGAAACTGTGCGCCCAGTACCTCGGTCCGGCGTTGGACCAGCTCAACTTCAACAACCTGCCTGTCCCGATCAACCCCGCGCTCGCTCCGTCGCCGCGCAACGTTGTCTACACCGACCCTGCCCTGGCACCCGGCGGGGTCGGAGGAGCCCCCGTAGCCGCCGAACAGCCGCCTTCGGTTTCGGCTCATACGCCACCCACTGTGCCGCGCGTGGAGAACCTGTTGCTGCCCACCCCTGCGATGCAACCACCACCCCCGACCGAAGAACTCGGGCCCGCGCCCCCCACCGAAGGGACACCCCCATCATGA
- a CDS encoding MCE family protein, producing MIGWHPVRTGVAVSTAAVLALSGCAFNGVNSLPLPGAVGNGAGATVYHVEIANVGTLESNSPVMMNDVVVGSVGTMTLRGQHADVEVRLEHGVSVPANVVATVGQTSLLGSQHLALDPPPGQPPLGQIASGSTVALNRSSTYPSTEQTLSSLSAVVNGGGLGQVGDIVHNFNATLSGRQDAIRDLINRLDRFVGVLDRQRGDLIASIDALNRLTGTFAGQREVITETLRRLPPALDVLLAVKPRILTALDKLRAFSSTATALVNDTQADLVRNLQNLQPTIRALADAGPGVIDGLMYATVFPYGQNVIDRGLKGDYLNLFAVADLTVPRMKRGMFLGTRWGVDGAQLVPAPGDPGYDWYYTNNPLGAPLAVPPDGTELPPPSPPVGPPVVLPGGPVTPAAASPSRAPLDSPPTLPPAEQGGN from the coding sequence ATGATCGGCTGGCACCCAGTACGAACGGGCGTGGCCGTCAGCACCGCCGCGGTCCTCGCCCTGTCCGGATGTGCCTTCAACGGGGTGAACTCCCTGCCCCTTCCTGGCGCTGTCGGAAATGGGGCCGGGGCCACCGTTTACCACGTTGAAATCGCTAATGTCGGTACGCTCGAATCGAATTCGCCGGTCATGATGAACGATGTCGTCGTGGGGAGTGTCGGCACGATGACGCTGCGCGGCCAGCACGCCGACGTCGAAGTCAGGCTTGAACATGGGGTGAGCGTCCCGGCCAACGTGGTGGCGACCGTCGGGCAGACCAGCTTGCTGGGATCACAGCACCTGGCGCTGGATCCACCGCCCGGGCAGCCGCCGCTGGGGCAGATCGCATCGGGATCCACCGTTGCCTTGAACCGATCGTCGACCTATCCGTCGACCGAGCAGACCTTGTCGTCACTGTCTGCGGTGGTCAATGGTGGCGGCCTGGGACAGGTCGGCGACATCGTTCACAACTTCAATGCGACATTGTCCGGACGCCAGGACGCCATTCGCGACCTGATCAATCGTCTCGACCGGTTCGTCGGCGTGCTGGACCGCCAACGCGGCGATCTCATCGCCTCGATCGATGCTCTCAACCGGTTGACCGGCACGTTCGCCGGACAGCGCGAGGTGATCACCGAGACGCTGCGCAGGCTACCCCCGGCACTCGATGTGCTCCTGGCGGTGAAGCCGCGCATCCTCACCGCGCTGGACAAGTTGCGGGCCTTCAGCAGCACCGCCACCGCCCTCGTCAACGACACGCAGGCCGACCTGGTGCGGAACCTGCAAAACCTACAGCCCACGATTCGCGCATTGGCCGACGCGGGCCCGGGCGTCATCGACGGCCTGATGTATGCCACCGTATTTCCGTACGGCCAGAACGTGATTGACCGCGGCCTCAAGGGTGACTATCTGAATCTGTTCGCCGTCGCCGACCTGACGGTTCCCCGAATGAAACGCGGGATGTTCCTGGGGACCCGCTGGGGTGTCGATGGAGCACAGCTGGTGCCGGCTCCCGGTGATCCCGGCTATGACTGGTACTACACCAACAATCCGCTGGGCGCGCCGTTGGCGGTACCACCGGATGGCACCGAGTTACCCCCGCCCTCACCGCCGGTCGGTCCGCCGGTGGTCCTCCCCGGTGGGCCCGTTACACCCGCGGCCGCGTCTCCGTCGAGAGCACCGCTGGATTCGCCGCCGACTCTTCCTCCGGCGGAACAGGGCGGTAACTAG
- a CDS encoding MCE family protein produces MLTRLVRIQLVLFTIASIVGLVTMVVVYLQAPTLLGVGRMTVTVELPGTGGLYRFSNVTYRGVQVGKVTEISLIPRGAKATLSLDSSPKIPANLKAEVRSVSAIGEQYLDLKPTSDAPPYLRDGSTIAVADTTVPQQVGPLLDQTSALIKSIPKDKLGLLLDESFKAFNGVGYDLGSLIDSSAKISGGLDDVRDPTRTLIQDSVPLLDSQAATTDNLRTWARGLANVTTTLADNDQQIRTVLQDGPTTANEAARLLEQVKPTLPVLLANLTSIGQILVTYRPGLEQILVLLPPFVANIVSAAPDHNPTGLGQGDFTMSFGDPPSCTVGFLPPSQWRSPEDTSEVDTPSGLYCKLPQDSPLAVRGARNYPCMTKPGKRAPTVEICNSDKPYVPLAMREHLTGPYPLDPNLIAQGVPPDARVGNDEHIHGPIGGTPMPPPAPAAPDLAPPPPSPDSGGAVPAAPSAFGGNAIQRQPTVAFAHYDPNSGRYVAPDGQTYQQANLVVSKQAATWKDLVMEEQP; encoded by the coding sequence ATGTTGACCCGGTTGGTCCGGATTCAGTTGGTGCTCTTCACGATCGCCTCAATCGTTGGGCTCGTCACGATGGTTGTTGTCTACCTGCAGGCACCGACCTTGCTGGGGGTGGGGCGGATGACCGTGACGGTGGAACTGCCGGGAACAGGTGGGCTGTACCGCTTTTCCAACGTGACCTACCGGGGCGTACAGGTCGGTAAGGTGACTGAGATTTCACTCATTCCGCGGGGCGCCAAAGCGACTCTGTCGCTGGACAGTTCACCGAAAATACCCGCGAACCTGAAGGCCGAAGTCCGCAGCGTGTCAGCGATCGGCGAGCAATACCTCGATCTGAAACCAACCTCTGACGCACCGCCGTACCTGCGCGACGGTTCGACCATCGCTGTGGCCGACACCACCGTTCCCCAGCAAGTCGGGCCGCTCTTGGACCAGACCAGCGCGCTGATCAAGAGCATCCCCAAAGACAAACTTGGATTGCTGCTCGACGAGAGCTTCAAAGCGTTCAACGGCGTCGGCTACGACCTTGGATCCCTGATCGATTCATCAGCGAAAATCTCGGGCGGACTGGACGATGTGCGTGACCCCACCCGAACCCTCATCCAGGACTCGGTGCCGTTACTCGATTCGCAGGCAGCCACCACCGATAATCTACGGACCTGGGCCCGTGGCCTCGCGAACGTCACCACCACCCTGGCCGACAACGATCAACAGATCCGGACGGTGCTCCAAGATGGGCCCACAACCGCCAATGAGGCCGCTCGGCTCCTGGAACAGGTCAAGCCCACACTGCCGGTGCTGCTGGCCAACCTGACTTCGATCGGACAGATTCTCGTCACCTACCGGCCGGGTCTCGAACAGATCTTGGTGTTGCTGCCACCCTTCGTCGCCAACATCGTGTCGGCGGCACCGGACCACAATCCGACCGGGCTGGGGCAAGGCGATTTCACCATGTCCTTTGGAGATCCGCCGTCGTGCACGGTCGGCTTCCTGCCACCCAGCCAATGGCGGTCTCCCGAGGACACCTCCGAAGTGGATACCCCGAGCGGTCTGTACTGCAAACTGCCCCAGGACTCGCCGCTCGCGGTGCGCGGTGCGCGGAACTACCCCTGCATGACCAAGCCGGGCAAGCGGGCGCCCACAGTCGAGATCTGTAACAGCGACAAACCGTATGTGCCCCTGGCGATGCGCGAGCACTTGACAGGCCCATACCCACTGGATCCCAACCTGATCGCCCAGGGCGTACCGCCCGACGCTCGAGTCGGCAACGACGAACACATTCACGGTCCGATCGGAGGTACGCCGATGCCGCCCCCTGCGCCCGCAGCACCCGACCTCGCGCCCCCACCGCCGTCGCCGGACTCAGGCGGTGCGGTCCCGGCCGCGCCAAGCGCGTTCGGCGGCAACGCCATCCAACGACAGCCGACAGTCGCGTTCGCGCACTATGACCCCAATTCCGGGCGCTACGTCGCACCCGACGGCCAGACCTATCAACAGGCCAACCTCGTTGTCTCCAAACAGGCAGCGACCTGGAAAGACCTCGTGATGGAGGAGCAGCCGTGA